Proteins from a single region of Arctopsyche grandis isolate Sample6627 chromosome 1, ASM5162203v2, whole genome shotgun sequence:
- the Smyd3 gene encoding SET and MYND domain containing, class 3 isoform X1 encodes MKTYMKNVSGPIKAGTTIIEENPFAYILSSKERTFRCDYCFLKTKVLKCSGCHYIYYCGRICQKEAWAEHKHECSGFKRVLPRVLPDAARLLAKLIRKLAVGGGHVRGHYTEKSFRVWKDLMSHYQDIKMDNRRMEHFTCLCAVLFEFITDISLPNSAELMGIYGRMCINGFTILDPEMLSVGTGIYLGTSILDHSCEPNAVAIFHGTTINIRTLVDMPALDFSKISISYIDLLNTPFERQTELEMTYYFLCQCSRCLDSEQMSLMHAAKCPNHSCDYPIQIPWREDIKLSIEPSDKTNTHDYLIDDLSSISLNEGRILECPKCGHIVEKDFVKKFKETMDFTYEQLQNMKNKSTSCILYVDVCRTCLDRQENVLHPLSIYRVQTLDLALDGCIQFQFWDQAVHYANLLLPGFKNYYGERHPLFGLLYMKLGKLQLFTCKPKEARISLEKASDILKITHGQQHTLWKDVLVPLLMQCSLEN; translated from the exons ATGAAGACTTATATGAAGAACGTTTCGGGACCAATCAAAGCTGGGACAACTATCATCGAAGAAAACCcttttgcatatattttatcatCAAAGGAACGCACATTCCGATGCGACTACTGTTTTCTAAA AACAAAAGTCCTAAAATGTTCCGGatgtcattatatttattactgcGGAAGAATTTGCCAGAAAGAGGCATGGGCTGAACATAAG CATGAGTGTTCAGGTTTTAAACGAGTACTGCCAAGAGTTCTCCCTGATGCTGCCCGTCTTCTGGCGAAATTGATACGAAAGCTCGCCGTCGGTGGTGGCCATGTTCGGGGACACTACACGGAGAAGTCATTCCGAGTATGGAAAGATCTAATGTCGC ATTATCAAGACATTAAAATGGACAATCGTCGTATGGAACACTTCACATGTTTGTGTGCTGTTTTATTCGAGTTTATAACTGACATATCTTTGCCAAATTCGGCTGAACTTATGGGTATCTATGGAAGG ATGTGCATAAATGGTTTCACCATTCTAGACCCCGAAATGTTGTCTGTCGGCACTGGAATATACCTCGGTACATCTATCTTGGACCATTCGTGCGAACCCAACGCTGTGGCCATCTTCCATGGCACAACAATTAATATTAGAACACTGGTTGACATGCCTGCGCTCGACTTCTCAAAG aTTTCTATATCATATATTGATTTGTTGAATACACCATTTGAAAGACAAACTGAACTAGAGATGACATACTACTTCTTATGTCAATGTTCTCGCTGCTTgg ATTCTGAACAGATGTCCCTGATGCATGCTGCCAAATGTCCGAACCATTCATGTGATTATCCAATTCAAATTCCATGGCGTGAAGACATCAAATTGTCTATTGAACCATCTGATAAAACTAATACTCATGATTATTTGATTGATGATCTGAGTAGCATTTCCCTCAACGAGGGACGAATTTTAGAATGTCCCAAATGTGGGCACATTGttgaaaaagactttgtaaagAAATTCAAAGAGACTATGGACTTTACGTATGAACAGTTGCAGAATATGAAAAACAAATCCACATCATGTATCCttt ATGTAGACGTGTGTCGAACGTGTTTGGATCGGCAAGAAAACGTCTTACATCCACTATCCATATACCGAGTGCAAACTTTGGATTTGGCTTTGGACGGATGCATTCAGTTTCAATTTTGGGATCAAGCAGTGCACTATGCAAATTTATTATTGCCTGGATTCAA GAATTATTACGGCGAGAGACACCCATTATTTGGTTTACTATATATGAAGCTTGGAAAGCTACAATTGTTCACGTGTAAGCCGAAAGAAGCTCGAATCTCTTTGGAAAAAGCGTCTGACATACTTAAAATTACGCACGGGCAACAGCACACTTTATGGAAGGATGTGCTGGTTCCATTGCTCATGCAGTGTTCTTTAGAAAATTAA
- the Smyd3 gene encoding SET and MYND domain containing, class 3 isoform X2: MKTYMKNVSGPIKAGTTIIEENPFAYILSSKERTFRCDYCFLKTKVLKCSGCHYIYYCGRICQKEAWAEHKHECSGFKRVLPRVLPDAARLLAKLIRKLAVGGGHVRGHYTEKSFRVWKDLMSHYQDIKMDNRRMEHFTCLCAVLFEFITDISLPNSAELMGIYGRMCINGFTILDPEMLSVGTGIYLGTSILDHSCEPNAVAIFHGTTINIRTLVDMPALDFSKISISYIDLLNTPFERQTELEMTYYFLCQCSRCLDSEQMSLMHAAKCPNHSCDYPIQIPWREDIKLSIEPSDKTNTHDYLIDDLSSISLNEGRILECPKCGHIVEKDFVKKFKETMDFTYEQLQNMKNKSTSYVDVCRTCLDRQENVLHPLSIYRVQTLDLALDGCIQFQFWDQAVHYANLLLPGFKNYYGERHPLFGLLYMKLGKLQLFTCKPKEARISLEKASDILKITHGQQHTLWKDVLVPLLMQCSLEN, encoded by the exons ATGAAGACTTATATGAAGAACGTTTCGGGACCAATCAAAGCTGGGACAACTATCATCGAAGAAAACCcttttgcatatattttatcatCAAAGGAACGCACATTCCGATGCGACTACTGTTTTCTAAA AACAAAAGTCCTAAAATGTTCCGGatgtcattatatttattactgcGGAAGAATTTGCCAGAAAGAGGCATGGGCTGAACATAAG CATGAGTGTTCAGGTTTTAAACGAGTACTGCCAAGAGTTCTCCCTGATGCTGCCCGTCTTCTGGCGAAATTGATACGAAAGCTCGCCGTCGGTGGTGGCCATGTTCGGGGACACTACACGGAGAAGTCATTCCGAGTATGGAAAGATCTAATGTCGC ATTATCAAGACATTAAAATGGACAATCGTCGTATGGAACACTTCACATGTTTGTGTGCTGTTTTATTCGAGTTTATAACTGACATATCTTTGCCAAATTCGGCTGAACTTATGGGTATCTATGGAAGG ATGTGCATAAATGGTTTCACCATTCTAGACCCCGAAATGTTGTCTGTCGGCACTGGAATATACCTCGGTACATCTATCTTGGACCATTCGTGCGAACCCAACGCTGTGGCCATCTTCCATGGCACAACAATTAATATTAGAACACTGGTTGACATGCCTGCGCTCGACTTCTCAAAG aTTTCTATATCATATATTGATTTGTTGAATACACCATTTGAAAGACAAACTGAACTAGAGATGACATACTACTTCTTATGTCAATGTTCTCGCTGCTTgg ATTCTGAACAGATGTCCCTGATGCATGCTGCCAAATGTCCGAACCATTCATGTGATTATCCAATTCAAATTCCATGGCGTGAAGACATCAAATTGTCTATTGAACCATCTGATAAAACTAATACTCATGATTATTTGATTGATGATCTGAGTAGCATTTCCCTCAACGAGGGACGAATTTTAGAATGTCCCAAATGTGGGCACATTGttgaaaaagactttgtaaagAAATTCAAAGAGACTATGGACTTTACGTATGAACAGTTGCAGAATATGAAAAACAAATCCACATCAT ATGTAGACGTGTGTCGAACGTGTTTGGATCGGCAAGAAAACGTCTTACATCCACTATCCATATACCGAGTGCAAACTTTGGATTTGGCTTTGGACGGATGCATTCAGTTTCAATTTTGGGATCAAGCAGTGCACTATGCAAATTTATTATTGCCTGGATTCAA GAATTATTACGGCGAGAGACACCCATTATTTGGTTTACTATATATGAAGCTTGGAAAGCTACAATTGTTCACGTGTAAGCCGAAAGAAGCTCGAATCTCTTTGGAAAAAGCGTCTGACATACTTAAAATTACGCACGGGCAACAGCACACTTTATGGAAGGATGTGCTGGTTCCATTGCTCATGCAGTGTTCTTTAGAAAATTAA